From a region of the Gossypium raimondii isolate GPD5lz chromosome 10, ASM2569854v1, whole genome shotgun sequence genome:
- the LOC105776986 gene encoding beta-galactosidase 1, protein MAMVLNSKLPVVLNALLVVLLAISGVCLVSGSVSYDHKAITINGQRRILLSGSIHYPRSSPEMWPDLIQKAKEGGLDVIQTYVFWNGHEPAPGKYYFQGNYDLVKFIKLVQQAGLYVHLRIGPYVCAEWNFGGFPVWLKYIPGIVFRTNNGPFKAQMQRFTKKIVDMMKAERLYESQGGPIILSQIENEYGPMEYELGAPGKAYSYWSAKMALGLATGVPWVMCKQDDAPDPIINTCNGFYCDYFSPNKANKPKMWTEAWTGWYTEFGGAVPYRPAEDLAFSVARFIQKGGSFVNYYMYHGGTNFGRTAGGPFIATSYDYDAPLDEYGLKRQPKWGHLKDLHRAIKLCEPALVYGDPTVIRLGNYQEAHVFKYKAGGCAAFLANYNPRDYATVSFRNNHYNLPPWSISILPDCKNTVYNTARIGAQIARKKMVPVPMHGGLSWQAYNEETASVADSSFTMVGLLEQINTTRDATDYLWYTTDVKIDPHEGFLRNGKSPVLTVLSAGHALHVFVNGQLSGSSYGSLEFPKLTFSQRVNLRAGINKISLLSIAVGLPNVGPHFETWNAGVLGPVTLNGLNEGRRDLSWQKWSYKIGLKGEALNLLSLSGSSSVEWAQRSFVSQRQPLTWYKTTFNAPAGNSPLALDMGSMGKGQIWINGKSIGRHWPAYKASGNCGVCSYAGTFNEKKCGTNCGEASQRWYHVPRSWLNPTGNLLVVFEEWGGDPNGITLVRRETDSVCADIYEWQPNLMNYLMKASGKVNKPLRPKVHLECDAGQKISAVKFASFGTPEGVCGSYREGSCHAHHSYDAFNRLCVGQNFCSVTVAPEMFGGDPCPNVMKKLSVEVICS, encoded by the exons ATGGCAATGGTCTTAAACTCCAAGCTTCCTGTAGTGTTGAACGCTTTGTTGGTTGTTCTGTTAGCAATATCCGGGGTTTGTTTAGTTTCTGGTTCTGTTTCCTATGACCATAAAGCTATCACCATTAATGGGCAAAGAAGGATTCTACTTTCTGGATCCATTCACTACCCAAGAAGCTCTCCTGAG aTGTGGCCAGACCTTATACAGAAGGCTAAAGAAGGAGGGCTGGATGTGATTCAGACATATGTTTTTTGGAATGGACATGAGCCTGCACCTGGCAaa TATTACTTCCAAGGAAACTATGATTTGGTCAAATTTATTAAGCTGGTGCAGCAAGCAGGCCTCTATGTTCATCTCAGGATTGGTCCTTATGTCTGTGCTGAATGGAACTTTGG GGGTTTTCCTGTTTGGCTGAAGTACATTCCAGGTATCGTTTTCAGAACAAACAATGGACCTTTCAAG GCTCAAATGCAACGATTTACAAAAAAGATTGTGGATATGATGAAAGCTGAAAGGTTGTATGAGTCTCAAGGGGGTCCTATTATTCTATCTCAG ATTGAAAACGAATACGGGCCCATGGAATATGAACTCGGTGCACCTGGTAAAGCTTATAGTTACTGGTCAGCCAAAATGGCTTTGGGACTAGCCACTGGTGTTCCCTGGGTCATGTGCAAGCAAGATGATGCGCCGGACCCTATT ATTAACACCTGCAATGGGTTCTACTGTGACTACTTTTCTCCTAACAAGGCCAACAAACCAAAGATGTGGACTGAAGCCTGGACAGGCTG GTATACTGAGTTTGGAGGGGCAGTTCCTTACAGACCTGCTGAAGACTTGGCATTTTCAGTTGCGAGGTTTATACAAAAAGGAGGATCGtttgttaattattatatg TATCATGGAGGAACAAATTTTGGCCGAACTGCTGGGGGTCCTTTCATTGCTACTAGCTATGATTATGATGCTCCTCTTGATGAATACG GACTGAAGAGGCAACCCAAGTGGGGTCATTTGAAAGATTTGCATAGAGCAATAAAGCTTTGTGAACCAGCTTTAGTATATGGAGACCCAACCGTGATTCGACTTGGAAATTATCAGGAG GCTCATGTATTCAAATATAAGGCTGGAGGTTGTGCTGCCTTCCTTGCAAATTACAACCCGAGAGATTATGCAACAGTTTCCTTCAGGAACAATCACTACAACCTACCTCCTTGGTCTATCAGCATTCTTCCCGACTGCAAGAATACTGTGTATAACACTGCAAGG ATTGGAGCCCAAATTGCTCGGAAGAAAATGGTTCCTGTTCCCATGCATGGAGGACTCTCTTGGCAGGCATACAATGAAGAGACTGCTTCAGTTGCTGACAGTTCATTCACAATGGTTGGGTTGTTGGAGCAGATAAATACAACCAGAGATGCAACTGACTATTTGTGGTACACAACAGA CGTTAAGATTGACCCCCATGAAGGATTCTTGAGGAATGGAAAATCTCCTGTTCTTACTGTCTTATCAGCTGGCCATGCTTTGCATGTTTTTGTCAATGGTCAACTATCAG gaAGTTCCTATGGAAGTCTAGAATTCCCCAAACTAACATTCAGCCAACGTGTTAATTTGAGAGCTggtatcaataaaatttcacttCTGAGCATTGCTGTTGGTCTCCCG AATGTTGGTCCACACTTTGAGACATGGAATGCTGGTGTTCTTGGTCCAGTTACACTGAATGGTCTCAATGAGGGAAGGAGAGATCTCTCATGGCAGAAATGGTCTTACAAG ATTGGCCTTAAGGGAGAAGCCTTGAATCTTCTTTCACTAAGTGGTAGTTCATCCGTGGAGTGGGCACAGAGGTCTTTTGTCTCACAAAGGCAACCACTTACATGGTACAAA ACAACTTTCAATGCTCCAGCTGGAAATTCTCCATTGGCTTTAGATATGGGTAGTATGGGCAAAGGCCAGATTTGGATAAATGGAAAGAGCATTGGACGCCACTGGCCTGCATATAAAGCATCTGGAAATTGTGGTGTCTGTAGTTATGCCGGAACATTTAACGAGAAGAAATGTGGAACTAATTGTGGAGAGGCCTCTCAAAGATG GTACCACGTTCCTCGTTCATGGCTCAACCCAACAGGGAATTTGTTGGTTGTGTTTGAGGAATGGGGTGGAGATCCGAATGGAATTACTTTGGTACGCCGAGAAACTGACAGTGTCTGTGCTGATATCTACGAGTGGCAACCGAACCTAATGAATTACCTGATGAAAGCCTCTGGTAAAGTCAACAAACCCCTAAGGCCAAAAGTGCATTTAGAGTGCGATGCTGGGCAAAAAATCTCAGCAGTTAAGTTTGCCAGTTTCGGAACACCGGAAGGGGTCTGTGGAAGCTACCGCGAAGGAAGCTGTCATGCTCACCACTCTTATGATGCTTTTAATAGG CTTTGTGTTGGACAGAACTTCTGCTCAGTGACTGTCGCACCAGAAATGTTTGGAGGAGACCCGTGTCCTAATGTGATGAAGAAACTCTCTGTGGAGGTCATTTGCAGCTGA